The Chitinophaga sp. H8 genome contains a region encoding:
- a CDS encoding dihydrodipicolinate synthase family protein, protein MIEKGKGFIPVMLTPFKDNGAIDFDGLTELTEYYLASGASGLFANCLSSEMYNLTSEERLQLVEHVVKVVNGRVTVVATGTFKSPPEEQAGFMKRMYDKGVAAVIMITGILAQKNESDEVLDRNIFRLLELTGQIPLGFYECPVPYKRVLSAEQLGRFVDTGRIIYHKDTSLDLDAIKAKNKVCATHKDFGLYDVYMAHAVASLKAGSAGLSPIEGNFFPELTVWLCKNYNNARLAEEVNKAQQFFITEAPSMHHIYPMSAKYYLQQGGLKISTFARTGKANRFTSEVKQQVDALREKYTALKSMLSI, encoded by the coding sequence ATGATCGAAAAAGGAAAGGGATTTATCCCGGTAATGCTGACACCATTTAAGGATAATGGAGCAATAGATTTTGACGGACTTACGGAATTAACAGAATATTATCTGGCATCGGGTGCATCCGGATTGTTTGCCAATTGTCTGTCCAGTGAAATGTATAACCTGACCAGTGAAGAAAGATTACAGCTGGTAGAACATGTTGTTAAAGTGGTGAATGGCAGGGTAACGGTAGTGGCTACCGGTACTTTTAAAAGCCCGCCTGAAGAACAGGCTGGATTCATGAAACGGATGTATGATAAAGGGGTCGCTGCAGTAATCATGATAACAGGTATCCTGGCCCAAAAGAATGAATCAGATGAAGTATTGGACCGGAATATCTTTCGTTTGCTGGAACTGACCGGGCAAATTCCATTGGGCTTTTATGAATGCCCGGTGCCTTATAAAAGAGTACTTTCTGCTGAACAATTGGGCCGTTTTGTTGATACCGGAAGAATCATTTATCATAAGGATACCAGCCTGGACCTGGATGCCATCAAGGCGAAGAATAAGGTTTGTGCTACGCATAAAGATTTTGGTCTGTATGATGTGTATATGGCGCATGCGGTGGCATCATTAAAGGCAGGGTCCGCAGGATTATCTCCCATTGAGGGTAATTTTTTCCCGGAGCTCACAGTATGGCTTTGTAAAAATTATAATAACGCCCGTTTAGCGGAGGAAGTAAATAAAGCCCAGCAGTTTTTCATTACGGAGGCACCATCGATGCACCATATCTATCCTATGTCGGCTAAGTATTATTTGCAGCAAGGTGGATTAAAAATTTCTACATTTGCGAGGACTGGTAAGGCGAATAGATTTACCAGTGAGGTTAAGCAGCAGGTGGATGCACTGAGAGAAAAGTATACCGCACTAAAAAGTATGTTATCTATTTAA
- a CDS encoding GNAT family N-acetyltransferase, which translates to MKHAGEIIIREATPADSPVLANIFLVARQSTFDWMDPGSFSLSDFSAQTEGERVFLAASPTGEVVGFIAVWVNACFIHHLFILPAYQRQGIGQRLINSLLAWLPLPYRLKCLVRNEAALAFYRQNGWQQLETGNTDGEEFILLELKDIPAVISPARFHE; encoded by the coding sequence ATGAAGCATGCCGGAGAGATAATTATCCGCGAAGCGACCCCTGCCGACAGCCCGGTGCTGGCCAATATATTTCTGGTTGCCCGCCAAAGTACTTTTGACTGGATGGATCCAGGTAGTTTTTCTCTGTCAGATTTTAGTGCGCAAACGGAAGGAGAGCGGGTGTTCCTGGCAGCGAGCCCTACCGGGGAGGTGGTTGGTTTTATAGCTGTTTGGGTGAATGCCTGTTTTATTCACCACCTGTTTATACTGCCGGCATATCAGCGGCAGGGGATAGGACAGCGGTTGATAAACAGCTTGCTGGCCTGGCTTCCCCTGCCTTACCGGTTGAAATGTTTGGTACGGAATGAAGCTGCACTGGCCTTTTACCGGCAAAATGGCTGGCAGCAGCTGGAAACGGGAAATACGGATGGAGAGGAATTTATCCTGCTTGAATTGAAGGATATTCCTGCTGTTATCTCACCTGCCCGTTTCCATGAATGA
- the proB gene encoding glutamate 5-kinase, with amino-acid sequence MNKPILVIKFGTASITRENGELDEGVMADIARQVAAIHANYQVVLVSSGAVAAGKKLLHHYSGSISERKAAAAIGNPLLLNKYSQYFAPYGISIAQSLCERQHFSNRDQFLQLKKTYEELWANNIIPIANENDVVSSLELKFSDNDELATLIAVGFGASLLLFSTSVAGVLDKSGQVVPQIDVIDKEALGLADKEKSALGLGGMVSKLTFARLATRMGIKVVIFGIRTADGILNAIAEKTGTLCLPQPCSMPARKKWLASGSLVTGRLQVDAGANNALQKRHSLLAVGVKAVLEKFECGEVFEILDEENNAIAVARAKISSDTLAASSKAQNVEVAHADDIVLL; translated from the coding sequence GTGAACAAACCGATATTAGTAATAAAATTTGGGACTGCTTCCATTACCCGCGAAAACGGGGAATTGGATGAGGGAGTTATGGCGGATATAGCCCGGCAGGTAGCTGCAATACATGCCAACTACCAGGTAGTACTGGTGTCTTCCGGAGCAGTGGCAGCAGGTAAAAAGCTACTGCATCATTACAGCGGAAGTATCAGCGAGCGTAAGGCTGCGGCTGCTATTGGCAATCCTTTATTGTTGAATAAATATTCCCAATATTTTGCGCCCTATGGCATTTCTATTGCGCAAAGCCTGTGCGAGCGCCAGCATTTTTCCAATCGTGATCAGTTTTTGCAGCTCAAGAAGACTTATGAAGAGTTATGGGCCAATAACATTATCCCCATTGCCAATGAAAATGACGTGGTGAGCAGCCTGGAACTGAAATTTTCTGATAATGATGAACTGGCTACCCTCATTGCAGTAGGGTTTGGCGCCTCTCTCCTGCTCTTCAGCACCTCTGTTGCAGGCGTATTAGATAAATCGGGTCAGGTAGTTCCCCAAATAGATGTAATTGATAAAGAGGCCCTGGGCCTGGCAGACAAAGAGAAATCAGCACTGGGCTTAGGCGGTATGGTTTCCAAGCTTACTTTTGCCCGGCTTGCTACCCGTATGGGTATTAAAGTGGTGATCTTCGGTATCCGGACAGCAGATGGTATTTTAAATGCTATTGCAGAAAAGACCGGTACCCTCTGTTTGCCGCAGCCCTGTAGTATGCCCGCCCGTAAGAAATGGCTGGCCAGCGGCAGCCTGGTGACAGGCAGATTGCAGGTGGATGCTGGCGCCAACAATGCCTTGCAAAAACGCCACAGCCTGCTGGCAGTAGGCGTAAAGGCTGTGCTGGAGAAATTTGAGTGCGGAGAGGTATTTGAAATACTCGATGAAGAGAATAATGCCATCGCAGTAGCCAGGGCTAAAATATCCTCCGATACACTTGCTGCCAGCAGCAAGGCCCAGAATGTAGAAGTAGCACATGCAGATGATATCGTGCTGCTCTGA
- the chrA gene encoding chromate efflux transporter: MEEKVVKPTFREAFMFWCRLGWISFGGTTGHIAIMHDFLVDQKKWISNSKFLHALNHCMVLPGPEAQQLAIYIGWKLHGKKGGITAGTLFVLPSMFILLALSMIYVLYGNIPWVLAMFSGMKPAVIAIILIATYKVGQKALHGVLHYFVAAMAFVATYFFHLSMIPIIAGTITLAIIIRYLHPSLLHVKNKHIQEDKNEHLYYLNKHSSDAGHVFKTKTVLKQLGVFVLIWLLPFGLFILFLTDFHFWRDMGLFFTQTAFVTIGGSYTVIPYVAQFSVTKLQWLSKVQMIDGFALAETTPGPLIIVLSYVGFMAGYNHFNESLLMGTAGLLATTYFTFLPSFMFIFVGAPFIEKTQGKLTIESILSLVTATVVGVIMNLTFYLGKDILFPHGVALSKLDLIALIWVIISLVLIQRFKINILLLILLSIVYGLVHHFLI, translated from the coding sequence ATGGAAGAAAAAGTTGTGAAGCCCACCTTCAGGGAAGCCTTTATGTTTTGGTGCAGATTAGGCTGGATTAGTTTTGGTGGTACTACAGGACATATTGCCATTATGCATGATTTTTTAGTGGATCAGAAAAAATGGATCAGCAACAGCAAGTTTCTCCATGCCCTGAATCACTGCATGGTACTGCCTGGCCCGGAAGCACAACAATTAGCCATTTATATCGGATGGAAATTACATGGCAAAAAGGGAGGTATTACAGCAGGTACCTTATTTGTGCTCCCCTCCATGTTTATCTTACTTGCCTTAAGCATGATATATGTACTTTATGGGAATATCCCCTGGGTACTTGCTATGTTCAGTGGTATGAAACCCGCTGTTATTGCCATCATATTGATTGCCACTTATAAAGTGGGGCAAAAGGCGCTGCATGGGGTGCTTCATTATTTTGTGGCCGCTATGGCATTTGTTGCTACCTACTTTTTCCATCTCTCCATGATTCCGATTATTGCCGGCACTATCACGCTTGCTATCATCATCAGATATCTCCATCCATCCCTTTTGCATGTAAAAAACAAACATATTCAGGAGGATAAAAACGAACACCTGTATTACCTCAATAAACATTCGTCAGATGCCGGTCATGTCTTTAAAACAAAGACCGTATTAAAACAATTAGGTGTTTTTGTGCTGATCTGGCTGCTCCCGTTTGGCCTGTTTATACTCTTCCTAACAGACTTCCATTTCTGGAGGGATATGGGCCTGTTCTTTACGCAGACCGCCTTTGTAACTATAGGTGGGTCCTACACTGTCATTCCCTATGTGGCGCAGTTCAGTGTGACTAAATTGCAATGGCTAAGCAAGGTACAGATGATTGATGGCTTTGCATTGGCGGAAACGACACCAGGCCCCCTGATCATTGTTCTGTCCTATGTAGGTTTCATGGCCGGATACAATCATTTTAATGAATCACTCCTAATGGGTACTGCTGGTTTGCTCGCTACTACCTATTTTACTTTTCTACCCAGCTTCATGTTCATTTTTGTTGGAGCACCATTTATAGAGAAAACGCAGGGAAAGCTGACCATTGAAAGCATATTGTCTTTAGTAACGGCTACCGTAGTAGGCGTTATCATGAATCTGACATTTTACCTTGGAAAAGATATCCTGTTTCCACACGGCGTAGCCCTTTCCAAACTGGACCTGATAGCGTTGATATGGGTTATTATTTCGCTGGTATTAATCCAACGATTTAAAATCAATATTTTGCTGCTCATACTGCTTAGCATCGTATATGGCCTGGTACACCATTTTCTTATCTAA
- a CDS encoding DUF3995 domain-containing protein — MSKPTGIVYVLLVINALLFLALSILHIYWAFGGKWAMANAVPQKAGKDQKAFIPGKGATLLVAAGLLGFALLHAAHLFTIDQLLLRNISRYGLLVVGCIFLLRVIGDFNYVGLTKSVRYTAFARLDNNVYIPLCAYLSISSLFCYWCLFC, encoded by the coding sequence ATGAGTAAACCCACCGGCATAGTCTATGTTTTATTAGTGATAAATGCGCTGCTGTTTTTAGCCCTTTCTATCCTGCATATTTACTGGGCATTTGGAGGCAAATGGGCGATGGCCAATGCAGTGCCTCAAAAAGCAGGAAAGGACCAGAAAGCCTTTATACCAGGCAAGGGAGCTACCCTCCTGGTAGCAGCAGGATTACTGGGGTTTGCCCTACTCCATGCAGCCCACCTCTTTACCATTGATCAACTACTGCTCCGCAATATTTCCCGGTACGGACTTCTTGTTGTTGGATGCATCTTTTTACTCCGGGTTATTGGCGATTTCAACTATGTTGGTTTAACCAAAAGCGTCCGTTATACTGCGTTTGCCAGACTGGATAACAATGTTTACATCCCATTATGTGCTTACCTGAGTATCTCCAGCCTGTTTTGTTACTGGTGCTTATTCTGCTAA
- a CDS encoding DUF2490 domain-containing protein, giving the protein MRQYILTTGIFLFTMLKVYAQQQQSAGWFAAFNTFRIPSSKFSVHLDAAVRSADKFEAFQTFIVRPGINYHLSGNMIATVGYAWVNLRSIYSNTANQIDYDYLSEHRIWEQFIINHKVAFVPLQHRFRVEQRFMPKSVVHGNGLQNDGFELANRFRYFLRGIIPADGAKTFEKGAFAAVQNELFLNFGDPTRTNGKAFDQNRAYLALGYRFSPKFDVEGGYLNQFVSGAGSVRTTFHIAQIATYVRL; this is encoded by the coding sequence ATGAGGCAATATATATTGACTACCGGTATTTTCCTTTTTACCATGCTGAAGGTATATGCGCAACAGCAACAATCTGCGGGCTGGTTTGCTGCATTTAATACTTTCCGTATTCCTTCTTCCAAATTCAGCGTGCATCTGGATGCAGCGGTACGTTCTGCTGATAAGTTCGAAGCTTTTCAGACATTTATCGTACGTCCCGGCATCAATTACCATTTAAGTGGAAATATGATTGCTACCGTAGGCTACGCCTGGGTAAATTTACGCTCCATTTATTCAAATACGGCCAACCAGATCGATTATGATTACCTGTCGGAGCATCGTATATGGGAGCAGTTTATCATCAACCATAAGGTAGCTTTTGTCCCATTGCAGCACCGGTTCAGGGTAGAACAGCGTTTTATGCCTAAAAGTGTTGTGCATGGCAACGGATTACAGAATGACGGATTTGAACTGGCCAACCGCTTCCGCTACTTTTTAAGGGGAATAATTCCTGCTGATGGCGCTAAAACATTCGAAAAAGGAGCCTTCGCAGCGGTACAGAATGAATTGTTCCTCAATTTTGGAGACCCTACCCGGACAAATGGTAAAGCTTTTGATCAAAACCGGGCTTATCTGGCTTTAGGCTACCGGTTCAGCCCCAAGTTTGATGTGGAAGGCGGATACCTGAACCAGTTTGTTTCGGGGGCAGGAAGTGTACGCACTACTTTTCATATAGCACAAATTGCTACTTATGTAAGGCTTTAG
- a CDS encoding DUF4397 domain-containing protein, whose protein sequence is MKQINDIITYLPAKTGIRYSKLLLFSSLSGLLLTACNKNEYLDVNAAERPPLSAKVSFVNARPVNASLQFLTFTTVVTTKPVEINQASPYLPATFGNVQINFTEGNSTSYKVSRQFGNQATFSASGGPNGPIPGYYHSVFAARKKEDLSQDTLILFYDNLEAPAAGKTKLRLVHLAAGIPAVSVTQKGPEKDHLLFTSIAYGSAGGAVLSGDKLNAFSIGPFFSIDAGITTLVIKKAADQTIIPIASDALSHLDLQAGKIYTIFLNTLPGNKQTVGAYVITHN, encoded by the coding sequence ATGAAACAAATCAACGATATCATCACCTATCTGCCTGCCAAAACAGGCATCCGTTATAGCAAGCTCTTATTATTCAGCAGTTTATCAGGGCTGTTACTAACAGCCTGTAACAAAAATGAATACCTGGATGTTAATGCAGCAGAAAGGCCGCCACTCAGCGCTAAAGTGAGTTTTGTAAATGCCAGGCCAGTCAATGCCTCCCTGCAGTTTCTCACTTTTACAACAGTGGTAACCACGAAACCTGTTGAGATCAACCAGGCCTCCCCCTATTTGCCTGCTACTTTCGGCAACGTACAGATTAATTTTACGGAGGGCAACAGTACCAGTTATAAAGTATCCCGGCAATTTGGTAATCAGGCCACTTTTTCTGCTTCCGGAGGGCCTAATGGCCCTATACCGGGCTATTATCATTCCGTATTTGCGGCACGCAAAAAAGAGGATCTCTCCCAGGATACCCTGATCCTGTTTTATGATAACCTGGAAGCCCCGGCAGCAGGCAAAACAAAGCTCCGGTTGGTACATCTGGCAGCCGGTATACCTGCCGTCAGTGTCACACAAAAAGGTCCTGAGAAAGATCATCTGCTATTTACCAGCATTGCATATGGCAGTGCCGGAGGCGCCGTACTTTCCGGCGACAAGCTAAATGCCTTTTCCATTGGTCCTTTTTTCTCTATTGATGCAGGGATAACCACCCTGGTGATTAAAAAAGCAGCAGATCAAACGATTATTCCGATTGCCTCAGATGCTTTGTCGCATCTGGATTTACAAGCAGGAAAGATATATACGATCTTTTTGAATACACTTCCTGGCAATAAACAAACAGTAGGCGCTTACGTAATAACACATAATTAA
- a CDS encoding glutamate-5-semialdehyde dehydrogenase, translated as MESIQPLLEQAQRASQSVKALPDIQKQALLERLAVMLAANTTAIIAANQQDLDQMSDQDPKKDRLLLNEARIQDLCTSLHDIARLPDPANQLILENKLKNGLLVQKKTVPLGVVGVIYESRPNVTIDVAALCIRSGNVCVLRGGTDAFFTNTCLVGIIQEALKEFNVSVHAVQLLPPDRSLIAEMLTAVKYIDIIIPRGSQQLIEYVRENSRVPVIETGAGVCHTYVEKTANLQQAAAIVTNAKVSRPSVCNALDTVLVDAPVANDFLPLLVPALSAYQVEIYADPVAFDILEKAAYPYLFKATPEDFGREFLDFKCSVKIVADADTALEHIRVFSSKHSEAIISENTAISERFLQEVDAAAVYVNASTRFTDGGVFGLGAEIGISTQKLHARGPFALEKLVTEKWFIHGNGQVR; from the coding sequence ATGGAATCCATACAACCTTTATTGGAACAGGCACAACGGGCGTCACAATCCGTAAAGGCACTGCCTGATATACAAAAACAAGCACTGCTGGAAAGACTAGCTGTGATGCTGGCAGCTAATACTACAGCAATTATTGCCGCCAATCAGCAGGACCTTGATCAAATGTCTGATCAGGATCCAAAAAAAGACCGGCTGTTGCTCAATGAGGCCAGAATCCAGGACCTCTGTACCAGCCTCCATGATATTGCCCGACTTCCTGATCCGGCCAACCAGCTGATCCTGGAAAACAAGCTAAAAAACGGCCTACTGGTGCAAAAGAAAACAGTGCCTTTGGGAGTAGTGGGTGTGATCTATGAGTCAAGGCCCAATGTAACGATAGATGTGGCAGCGTTATGTATACGCTCCGGTAATGTATGCGTGCTTCGCGGAGGTACAGATGCATTTTTCACCAATACCTGCCTGGTCGGTATTATACAGGAGGCGCTGAAGGAATTTAATGTATCCGTGCATGCTGTGCAGCTACTGCCACCCGACCGGAGCCTGATTGCAGAAATGCTGACCGCTGTAAAATATATTGACATTATCATTCCCAGAGGGTCGCAGCAGTTAATAGAGTATGTACGCGAAAACTCCAGGGTACCTGTTATTGAAACCGGTGCTGGTGTTTGTCATACCTATGTGGAAAAAACAGCCAATCTTCAGCAGGCAGCGGCCATTGTCACCAATGCCAAGGTATCACGCCCTTCTGTATGCAATGCCTTAGATACGGTATTGGTAGATGCGCCGGTAGCCAATGATTTTCTGCCGCTACTGGTACCTGCTTTATCGGCCTACCAGGTAGAAATATACGCAGACCCTGTTGCATTTGATATCCTGGAAAAAGCGGCTTATCCTTACCTGTTTAAAGCCACGCCGGAAGACTTTGGCCGGGAATTCCTCGATTTCAAATGCTCCGTTAAAATAGTAGCGGATGCAGATACCGCTTTAGAACATATACGGGTATTTTCTTCCAAACATTCGGAAGCCATTATATCAGAAAACACCGCTATCAGTGAACGTTTTTTACAGGAAGTAGATGCTGCAGCCGTGTACGTGAATGCGTCTACGCGCTTTACCGACGGTGGTGTATTCGGGCTGGGAGCTGAGATAGGGATTTCTACACAAAAACTACATGCCAGAGGGCCTTTTGCGCTGGAAAAATTAGTAACGGAAAAATGGTTCATTCATGGAAACGGGCAGGTGAGATAA
- a CDS encoding FG-GAP repeat domain-containing protein, translating into MTHVYSKTLAICCMMVATIICKRTLVMAQPANPELQILKYNHPGLVVDLGVGLWAWPIPMDFDNDGDMDLLVSCPDKPFNGVYFFENKSGDKNPVFAPPVRLGKSLKDAQVSYVNGKARILVPGAEIINFTTTFGEEEKQLLAVDAVLEGLKKKPRFNQWKLVDYDNDGDEDIIIGIDDWSDYGWDNAYNSEGQWTNGPLHGYVFLIENKDGKYLPKKKIQAAGEDIDVYGAPSPNFADFDGDGDLDLICGEFLDKFTYFENIGTRSKPVYAKGRLLENASGIIKMDLEMIVPVAVDWDKDGFTDLVVGDEDGRVALIRHTGKFKQGMPVFESPVYFKQEADNVKFGALATPVSVDWDGDGDEDLITGNSAGYIAFIENLGGNGATPKWAAPKLLESEGKVIRIQAGNNGSIQGPAEAKWGYTTLSVADWDGDGLKDVIVNSIWGQVVWFKNTGSKRAPKLAKQAYVKVDWGNAAIPKPSWMWWKPMPGMLATEWRTTPHAIDWNKDGVMDLVMLDHDGYLAYFEGFKKGKEKILKPGKRIFYGSEIGGFDPNHWPTVTTPDTLRLNTRPFGASGRRKFTIADWDGDGRPDILVNSLNVNVLRNTGITDGMVQINTNAKPVSAIELAGHDTSPTTVDWNKDGIRDLLVGAEDGHFYYMPNPRAKK; encoded by the coding sequence ATGACCCATGTTTATAGTAAAACACTGGCTATCTGCTGCATGATGGTGGCAACAATTATCTGCAAACGGACACTTGTGATGGCACAGCCTGCTAACCCGGAGCTGCAGATTCTTAAATATAATCATCCTGGCCTTGTCGTAGATTTAGGTGTTGGGCTTTGGGCCTGGCCTATTCCTATGGATTTTGATAATGATGGTGATATGGATCTGCTGGTTTCCTGTCCGGATAAACCATTCAACGGTGTTTACTTTTTTGAAAATAAAAGCGGAGATAAAAATCCGGTATTTGCACCTCCTGTAAGATTGGGGAAATCGCTGAAGGATGCGCAGGTATCTTATGTAAATGGTAAAGCCAGGATATTGGTGCCAGGTGCTGAAATCATCAACTTTACCACCACTTTTGGAGAAGAAGAAAAACAATTGCTGGCTGTTGATGCTGTATTGGAAGGATTAAAGAAGAAACCACGCTTTAATCAATGGAAACTGGTAGACTATGATAATGATGGGGATGAAGATATTATTATAGGAATTGATGATTGGTCTGATTACGGTTGGGATAATGCATATAATAGTGAAGGGCAATGGACAAATGGTCCATTGCATGGGTATGTTTTCCTGATTGAAAATAAAGATGGAAAGTATCTCCCTAAAAAGAAAATACAGGCAGCCGGTGAGGATATTGATGTATACGGTGCCCCCTCCCCGAACTTTGCAGATTTTGATGGAGATGGTGACCTGGACCTTATTTGCGGAGAGTTTCTGGATAAGTTCACTTACTTCGAGAATATAGGTACCCGCAGTAAACCTGTATATGCTAAAGGCAGGCTGTTGGAAAACGCATCTGGAATTATTAAGATGGACCTGGAAATGATTGTTCCGGTGGCGGTAGACTGGGATAAGGATGGTTTTACTGATCTGGTGGTAGGAGATGAAGATGGGAGAGTAGCACTCATCAGACATACTGGTAAGTTTAAGCAGGGAATGCCGGTATTTGAGTCGCCGGTATATTTTAAGCAGGAGGCAGATAATGTAAAGTTTGGAGCGCTGGCTACTCCGGTAAGCGTAGACTGGGACGGTGATGGGGATGAAGATCTTATCACCGGGAATTCTGCCGGATACATTGCTTTTATTGAGAACCTGGGTGGAAACGGAGCAACACCCAAATGGGCCGCGCCAAAATTACTGGAAAGTGAAGGAAAGGTTATCAGGATCCAGGCTGGCAATAATGGCTCCATACAGGGCCCGGCAGAGGCTAAATGGGGATATACAACATTATCCGTGGCAGATTGGGATGGCGATGGCCTAAAGGATGTGATCGTAAACTCTATTTGGGGACAGGTGGTGTGGTTTAAAAACACCGGTAGCAAACGTGCACCAAAATTGGCCAAACAAGCATATGTTAAAGTAGACTGGGGCAATGCTGCTATCCCCAAACCATCCTGGATGTGGTGGAAACCGATGCCTGGAATGCTGGCTACGGAATGGAGAACTACACCCCATGCGATTGACTGGAATAAGGATGGTGTCATGGACCTTGTTATGCTGGATCATGATGGCTACCTGGCCTATTTTGAAGGCTTTAAAAAAGGAAAGGAAAAAATATTAAAACCAGGTAAAAGAATATTCTATGGCAGTGAAATTGGCGGCTTTGACCCCAATCACTGGCCTACTGTAACAACACCGGATACACTCAGGTTAAATACAAGACCGTTTGGTGCCAGCGGCAGAAGGAAGTTCACCATTGCGGATTGGGATGGGGATGGAAGACCTGATATCCTGGTAAATAGTTTGAACGTAAATGTGTTGAGAAATACCGGGATAACAGATGGGATGGTGCAAATTAATACGAATGCCAAACCTGTATCAGCCATTGAATTGGCCGGTCATGACACCAGTCCTACTACTGTAGACTGGAACAAGGATGGTATTCGAGACCTGCTGGTGGGAGCAGAGGACGGGCATTTTTATTACATGCCCAATCCGCGAGCTAAAAAATGA